A genomic stretch from Falco cherrug isolate bFalChe1 chromosome 1, bFalChe1.pri, whole genome shotgun sequence includes:
- the KIF12 gene encoding kinesin-like protein KIF12 isoform X2, whose amino-acid sequence MEPEGERGWDPQPGTRPRTLPRGQDRPSPGEQREGAVVGRETRLRVVLRVRPLTCTETLRGDRRVVHSLGDGTIHVSAARHDATFGFSAVFDAGASQEAVFEGSGMRQLVELAIDGFSCTVFAFGQTGSGKTYTLMGPLLAQSETQPASPALLGLMQRSFACLLEQSRSRGSDLALSASYLEIYNEQVRDLLSPGPPCALPLRWSKTHGFYVENQLSVDFESLEAIANLLLQGSQRRQTSAHALNRHSSRSHALLTINVRSRAPSTCPGKQGTLCFVDLAGSERVKETGSSGELSVEANNINRSLLALGHCISLLAKPRGKRTHIPYRDSKLTRLLARSLGGSGITLMVACISPSSHCLSETLSTLHYASRARRVTTRPLANRVSREKLLQTLEKEIHALQLENLSLRQQLCLPRVPARRMEMPGTPPREGAWPGWGGRYGPAGLRCSPVEGQLPSQGAPAWPSLYGLLRDFVVENEQLRQPQLSPDPSGDIPAGPPCRATRSSSDGQPLLPSARTPHVPTSHPTRLRQPDTTPASGSRLPVSMGGPGSTDILTWGEDARTTHPLISPLAEAASCLQPPWLPPVLPWAGQCHRVPGTTPGVSSERGGTAQCSSLTALLTPRCCQGPSCRSRSSPRETWVSCHPARRTRLCLAPISSSGTPRHPRESGAAAGAGARLSGTCSPRRCQALSAVPAPREGSSLRPRRGRDYRSQEPPAPSLSSSGKRHRNGWRSRSKQPRRGQSQQRGSGTAHAQLLYLEG is encoded by the exons aTGGAGCCAgagggggagcggggctgggacccccagcCGGGCACACGGCCCAGAACGCTCCCACGGGGCCAGGACAGACC GAGCCCCGGAGAGCAGCGGGAGGGCGCCGTGGTGGGCAGAGAGACGCGCCTGAGAGTCGTGCTGAG GGTCCGGCCACTGACCTGCACAGAGACGCTGCGAGGCGACCGGCGGGTTGTGCACAGCCTCGGCGATGGCACCATCCAC GTGAGCGCGGCCAGGCACGATGCCACCTTCGGGTTCAGCGCCGTGTTCGACGCGGGCGCCTCACAGGAGGCCGTGTTCGAAGGCAGCGGGATGAGGCAGCTGGTGGAGCTGGCCATAGATGG cttttcctGCACCGTCTTTGCCTTCGGGCAGACCGGCTCGGGGAAGACCTACACCCTGATGGGACCCCTCCTCGCCCAG AGCGAGACCCAGCCGGcgtcccctgccctgctggggctgaTGCAGAGGTCCTTTGCCTGCCTCCTGGAGCAGAGCCGGAGCCGCGGCTCTGACCTGGCTCTCAGTGCCTCCTACCTGGAGATCTACAACGAGCAG GTGCGGGACCTGCTGAGCCCGGGGCCACCGTGCGCCCTGCCCCTGCGGTGGAGCAAAACCCACGGCTTCTACGTGGAAAACCAGCTCAGTGTGGACTTTGAGAGCCTGGAGGCCATTGCCAACCTGCTCCTGCAAG GATCCCAGAGGCGACAGACCTCGGCGCACGCCCTCAATAGGCACTCGAGCCGCAGCCACGCTCTTCTGACCATCAATGTCCGCAGCCGGGCC cccagcacctgccCCGGCAAGCAGGGCACGCTGTGCTTCGTGGACCTGGCTGGCAGCGAGCGGGTGAAGGAGACCGGCTCCAGCGGGGAGCTCTCCGTGGAAGCCAACAATATCAACCGCAGCCTCCTGGCACTGG GACACTGCATCTCTCTGTTGGCCAAACCCCGAGGGAAGCGGACGCACATCCCCTACCGGGACAGCAAGCTCACCCGGCTGCTGGCACGCTCCCTGGGTGGCTCGGGCATCACCCTAATG GTCGCTTGCATCTCCCCGTCCTCACACTGCCTCTCGGAGACGCTAAGCACGCTGCACTACGCCAGCCGGGCCCGGAGGGTCACCACCAGACCCCTGGCCAACAGG GTGTCTCgggagaagctgctgcaaaCCTTGGAGAAAGAAATCCATGCCTTGCAGCTGGAAAACCTCTCCCTGCgccagcagctgtgcctgcccagGGTGCCAGCGAGGAGGATGGAGATGCCAGGGACCCCTCCAAGGGAGGGGGCATGGCCGGGCTGGGGAGGCAGGTATGGACCCGCAGGGCTGCGGTGCTCCCCTGTCGAAGGGCAGCTCCCGTCACAGGGAGCCCCTGCCTGGCCCAGCCTCTACGGCCTCCTGCGGGACTTCGTGGTGGAGAATGAGCAGCTGAG gcagccccagctgtccccagaCCCCAGCGGTGACATCCCAGCTGGCCCACCCTGCAGAGCCACCCGCAGCTCCAGTGACGGCCAGCCCCTGCTCCCGAGTGCCCGcaccccccatgtccccaccagCCACCCCACGAGGCTCCGGCAGCCCGACACGACACCTGCCTCTGGCTCCCGGCTCCCGGTGAGCATGGGGGGCCCGGGCTCCACGGACATCCTCACGTGGGGAGAGGATGCCCGAACCACCCACCCGCTGATCTCCCCTCTTGCAGaagctgcctcctgcctccagccgccctggctgcccccagtgctgccctgggcCGGCCAATGCCACCGTGTCCCAGGTACAACCCCGGGGGTCTCTTCGGAGAGGGGCggcacagcacagtgcagcagcCTGACCGCTCTGCTCACCCCAAGGTGCTGCCAGGGCCCCTCGTGCCGCAGCCGATCCTCCCCGAGGGAAACATGGGTGTCCTGCCACCCGGCCAGGAGGACTCGGCTCTGCCTGGCTCCCATCAGCTCCTCAGGCACCCCCAGGCACCCCAGGGAAAGCg GAGCCgcggcaggagcaggagctcgACTCAGCGGCACCTGCTCCCCCAGGAGGTGCCAGGCCCTGAGCGCCGTCCCAGCCCCGAGGGAAGGGTCATCCCTTCGGCCCCGCCGTGGCCGGGATTACCGGAGCCAAGAg CCGCCGGCACCATCCCTCTCCTCCAGTGGGAAGAGGCACCGGAATGGCTGGCGGAGCAGATCTAAGCAGCCGCGCCGCGGACAGAGCCAGCAGCGGGGATCTGGCACAGCCCACGCACAGTTACTGTACCTGGAGGGATGA